From Nitrobacter sp. NHB1, a single genomic window includes:
- a CDS encoding DUF4011 domain-containing protein, with amino-acid sequence MDEDDDHLVSIWSLIGERDRCKILKRNEKILWASARFLRAEAELISYYRTSDPAFGERRRTFRLVSYMSFTQQGAAKASEFDTDEENVTIAGMVRQGIRKAREKLIDLSLRNGMLNYRHSESSSRHVRVVHQLPGAVVECLASEKSIDLLPLPPVETIPRDEDTDIFRAKLKEAKAVDPEWLAAEDAKRAAGSRRRSKDKAAERSLRDRLRTQLGMPEWRAATDPKVRAQELGINPSYDLEAGANGSVAAGQTKIQTLFFPDRLEPKLSAIHASARTLQEDAGISALSCAVGFLEWYETDDGVTPAYAPLLLLPINMEKRVAGGEYVFSIVGRDDDETTNVALREKLRQHGIELPEYDPEQGAEHYLAFVAEAVRNRPRWHVRRWVTIGIFSFSRQAMWTDLDPDRWPAAVRPDEHALLQQIYGDTPVGELNTLAPVHDIDHPDVEPRAPVLVTDADASQVSAVIDAAGGKSLVIQGPPGTGKSQTITNIIANAMWEGKSVLFVSEKMAALGVVKDRLDHMGLGLFCLEVHSAKASKAQVLHALKERMDAGRIRSNGEEIERARTALQQARQRLTDYAGVMNAAAGDTGFTTHDILWGDASRTVPPNGVPPAAVEIRFPDPVLIDRFRLRELKSAGKALDDQATAMGDFAEPARQAWRGVGNLNITRFDRASAIEAVTEWLATLDRVLQAVRAIRVGTQWEGIENLEDALQAYESVQSLPPLEAEVDPALLSLTLEPSSAHALSRWVELVLSALQLEALIDEVCERERLSSQLNDVPDLVGWAETLGVQAATLAELKAHHTESRTRADGLERAVVLIRQVLSVTDRDPGADIDIRAEALAASFLRNVQTFPHAKAHLRSARLADDGVIEDINVAKDIASQAAAAASEAQFGEAPTPAFAAFLPAARDMRAAAAIITSTSWVGKLLSGDWRRAKATWRQAFPAERNVSTSSAARLVAAAKWKEALDALEGCVNAKDAIGRNWRGIATPFSDICAVAEWMRAVQKVTPLVVTGARALRRLLFEGASEEIHSLADAASCADAIDLIGIFSACYAKQRSVSQEARSEFERTGQLEALLQKVDATGLRPGVAVGKLNEAATTLRRALKNRAMLAIPTVVTHAIGVVSADNEAARARTILATLERAKEVTRAGLPTSVVKWLLHQAHASRIETLTKMAVALGRAIEAEVPVRGRTDGLLHIDPVAWCGGEFAAVLIERLVDKALRAVQAPDDLEKQITLLATEDEARRLGLGDLIDAWTKEGLRYQGVAWTVEATFYRSAAAYLMREQPALMRHTGSTHEQVRKRFQELDKEILSLNRRLVAAKLFTRPVPVGQRAQSTRDYTDNQMLDHQTSLQKPRIALRRLFGNSGAAIRAYKPCIMMSPMSVAQYLEPGKHHFDLLIIDEASQMRPEDALGALIRCTQAVVVGDPEQLPPSDFFVAAESRDDEEIEDSPEESILELGRRCWRPMRMLGVHYRSRHQSLIAYSNREFYDDRLLVYPSPVLDDPDFGVTCQKVADGGYEAGQGRNPEEARAIVAEAASLMRKRIDRSIGIVAVNKAQSELIETLMDELMASDLEIQAYRQHWDGTLEAFFVKNLENVQGDERDIILVSTVYGKTAEGVFHQNFGPINKAYGHRRLNVLFTRAKRRLALFTSLDPSQIVAEGKQRGVRVLKEFLEYAASGAFQHGRQTGQEPDSDFERWFLSRLKSVGYVAHPQVGVAKYRIDIGIVHPDKPGSYIVGLECDGATYHSSKSARDRDRLRQSVLEELNWRIHRVWSTDWYRDPEREFSRLVQKIESLREIAEPNAAARASIF; translated from the coding sequence TTGGATGAAGACGATGATCACCTTGTTTCGATATGGAGCCTGATTGGGGAGCGCGACCGCTGCAAAATCCTAAAGCGGAATGAAAAAATACTTTGGGCAAGTGCACGCTTTCTGCGTGCTGAAGCTGAATTGATCTCGTACTATCGGACCAGTGACCCTGCGTTCGGGGAGCGCAGGCGCACGTTCAGGTTAGTCTCGTATATGTCTTTCACGCAGCAGGGCGCGGCCAAAGCGTCGGAGTTCGATACCGACGAAGAAAATGTAACCATCGCCGGAATGGTGCGGCAGGGCATTCGAAAAGCCCGCGAAAAGCTGATCGATTTGAGCCTCCGCAATGGCATGTTGAATTATCGCCATTCGGAATCCTCAAGCCGCCATGTCCGCGTTGTTCATCAATTGCCAGGTGCGGTGGTTGAATGTCTTGCGTCCGAGAAAAGCATCGATCTGCTGCCGTTGCCCCCGGTTGAAACCATCCCGCGTGATGAAGACACCGATATTTTCCGCGCGAAGCTGAAGGAAGCCAAAGCCGTCGATCCCGAATGGCTTGCGGCGGAAGACGCGAAGCGCGCTGCGGGCAGTCGACGTCGCAGTAAAGATAAAGCTGCCGAGCGTTCTCTGCGGGATCGCTTGCGCACGCAGCTTGGGATGCCAGAATGGCGAGCGGCTACGGATCCGAAAGTTCGCGCGCAGGAACTGGGTATCAACCCGTCCTATGATCTCGAAGCCGGCGCGAACGGGAGTGTGGCCGCAGGACAGACGAAGATTCAAACACTTTTTTTCCCTGACCGGCTCGAGCCTAAGCTCTCCGCTATCCACGCAAGCGCGCGCACTTTGCAAGAAGACGCGGGCATCAGCGCGTTGTCATGCGCGGTTGGCTTCCTAGAATGGTACGAAACCGACGACGGTGTTACACCGGCCTACGCACCTCTATTATTATTGCCAATCAACATGGAGAAACGTGTCGCCGGTGGCGAATACGTCTTCTCAATCGTCGGCCGCGACGATGACGAGACCACGAACGTCGCCCTGCGCGAGAAGCTGCGGCAGCACGGAATCGAGCTGCCCGAATATGATCCGGAGCAAGGCGCGGAACATTACCTCGCATTTGTAGCCGAGGCCGTGCGCAACCGTCCGCGCTGGCACGTACGCCGTTGGGTCACCATCGGAATTTTCTCGTTTTCACGGCAGGCGATGTGGACCGACCTCGATCCCGACCGGTGGCCTGCTGCGGTGCGCCCCGATGAACACGCGTTGCTTCAACAGATTTATGGTGACACGCCGGTCGGTGAATTGAATACGCTCGCCCCCGTACACGATATCGATCACCCAGACGTTGAGCCTCGAGCGCCGGTGCTCGTAACCGACGCGGACGCATCGCAGGTGAGCGCTGTGATTGATGCCGCTGGGGGCAAAAGCCTTGTCATTCAAGGTCCGCCCGGCACCGGGAAGTCGCAGACGATTACCAACATCATAGCCAATGCGATGTGGGAGGGAAAATCCGTTCTGTTCGTCTCGGAGAAAATGGCAGCTCTCGGGGTGGTGAAGGATCGGCTCGATCATATGGGGCTTGGCCTCTTCTGCCTTGAAGTTCATTCCGCAAAGGCGTCAAAGGCGCAGGTGCTCCACGCCCTGAAAGAGCGCATGGATGCAGGCCGTATCCGCTCCAACGGTGAAGAGATCGAGCGAGCGCGGACGGCGCTCCAGCAAGCGCGCCAGCGGCTAACTGACTATGCCGGCGTGATGAATGCCGCAGCGGGCGATACAGGCTTTACAACCCACGACATTCTCTGGGGCGATGCCAGTCGGACGGTCCCGCCGAACGGGGTGCCGCCAGCGGCGGTCGAGATCCGCTTCCCCGATCCTGTCTTGATCGACCGCTTCAGGCTGCGAGAGCTCAAGAGCGCAGGGAAAGCGCTGGACGATCAGGCGACTGCCATGGGCGACTTCGCCGAACCCGCCCGGCAAGCCTGGCGCGGTGTCGGCAATCTCAACATCACCCGCTTTGACCGGGCAAGCGCCATCGAGGCGGTGACCGAGTGGTTGGCTACCCTAGATCGGGTGTTGCAGGCAGTCCGCGCCATTCGAGTCGGGACTCAATGGGAGGGGATCGAGAATCTCGAGGACGCGCTGCAAGCTTACGAGAGCGTCCAATCGCTGCCCCCCCTTGAGGCAGAGGTCGATCCCGCGTTGTTGTCCCTGACGCTTGAGCCATCCTCCGCGCATGCTTTATCGCGCTGGGTGGAGTTAGTGCTGTCGGCACTCCAACTCGAAGCGTTGATCGACGAGGTGTGCGAGCGCGAAAGATTGTCGTCCCAGTTGAATGACGTGCCAGACTTGGTGGGGTGGGCGGAAACCCTAGGCGTGCAAGCCGCCACGTTGGCGGAGTTAAAAGCGCATCACACCGAGTCCCGGACCCGAGCCGATGGGCTGGAGCGTGCGGTTGTTTTGATACGGCAGGTCTTGAGTGTCACGGACAGGGATCCCGGGGCTGACATCGACATTCGGGCCGAGGCCTTAGCGGCGAGCTTCCTTCGCAACGTTCAAACCTTTCCTCACGCGAAGGCCCATTTGCGGTCAGCACGACTGGCTGACGACGGGGTCATTGAAGATATTAACGTTGCCAAGGACATCGCTTCGCAAGCGGCCGCTGCCGCTTCAGAAGCGCAGTTTGGCGAAGCCCCGACGCCGGCTTTTGCTGCATTTCTACCTGCCGCCCGAGATATGCGTGCGGCGGCCGCTATTATTACGAGTACCTCGTGGGTAGGAAAGCTCTTGAGCGGCGATTGGCGGCGCGCCAAGGCCACATGGCGGCAAGCGTTCCCCGCCGAGAGGAATGTATCTACCTCAAGTGCCGCGCGGCTTGTCGCAGCAGCGAAGTGGAAGGAAGCGCTGGACGCGCTAGAAGGCTGCGTGAACGCTAAGGATGCCATTGGACGGAATTGGCGCGGCATCGCCACTCCATTTTCCGATATTTGCGCAGTAGCCGAATGGATGCGTGCCGTTCAGAAAGTAACCCCACTCGTCGTCACCGGCGCGCGCGCGTTACGGCGGCTGCTCTTCGAGGGTGCATCCGAGGAAATTCATAGTTTGGCAGATGCGGCGAGTTGCGCCGATGCGATCGACCTCATCGGTATTTTCAGCGCGTGCTACGCGAAACAAAGGTCGGTCAGCCAAGAAGCACGATCCGAATTCGAGCGCACCGGTCAACTAGAAGCTTTGCTCCAGAAAGTGGATGCAACCGGGCTGAGGCCCGGCGTCGCGGTTGGGAAATTGAACGAAGCGGCGACGACCCTACGAAGAGCTTTGAAAAACCGCGCTATGCTCGCAATACCTACGGTCGTCACGCATGCGATCGGAGTGGTATCCGCGGATAACGAAGCAGCCCGGGCGCGCACCATTCTTGCAACGCTCGAACGTGCCAAAGAGGTTACTCGCGCTGGGCTGCCCACCAGCGTTGTCAAGTGGCTACTTCATCAGGCCCACGCGTCGCGTATCGAGACGCTCACCAAGATGGCCGTGGCGCTCGGACGCGCCATAGAGGCCGAAGTTCCGGTCCGCGGGAGAACTGACGGGTTGCTGCATATTGATCCGGTTGCTTGGTGCGGTGGGGAATTCGCCGCTGTTCTCATCGAACGGCTCGTCGATAAAGCGTTGCGCGCGGTACAGGCGCCGGACGACCTCGAAAAGCAAATCACCTTGCTCGCCACGGAGGACGAGGCGCGCCGTCTTGGCCTCGGCGACCTCATCGACGCCTGGACTAAGGAAGGTCTGCGCTACCAAGGCGTCGCATGGACTGTGGAGGCCACATTCTATCGGTCGGCGGCAGCGTACCTAATGCGCGAGCAGCCGGCTTTGATGCGGCATACCGGAAGCACACATGAACAGGTTCGCAAGCGGTTTCAGGAACTCGACAAGGAAATCCTTTCGTTGAACCGCCGCCTTGTGGCCGCGAAGCTTTTCACCCGGCCCGTTCCCGTCGGCCAACGCGCGCAGTCGACACGCGACTATACCGACAACCAGATGCTCGATCACCAGACAAGCTTGCAGAAGCCGCGCATCGCGCTGCGTCGTTTGTTCGGCAACTCGGGTGCGGCGATTCGCGCTTATAAGCCCTGCATCATGATGAGCCCAATGTCGGTCGCGCAGTATCTAGAGCCCGGCAAACACCACTTCGACCTGCTCATTATCGACGAAGCGTCGCAGATGCGCCCCGAAGATGCGCTTGGAGCGCTGATCCGCTGCACGCAGGCGGTGGTGGTCGGCGATCCGGAACAATTGCCGCCGAGCGATTTTTTTGTAGCGGCGGAAAGCCGGGACGACGAAGAGATCGAAGACTCACCCGAGGAATCGATACTTGAACTGGGGAGGCGCTGTTGGCGGCCAATGCGAATGCTAGGGGTCCACTACCGCTCGCGCCATCAATCGCTGATCGCTTATTCTAACCGGGAATTCTACGACGACAGGCTTTTGGTCTATCCGAGCCCGGTTCTGGACGACCCCGATTTCGGAGTTACCTGCCAAAAGGTCGCTGACGGTGGCTACGAAGCGGGCCAAGGTCGCAATCCAGAAGAGGCACGGGCGATAGTTGCGGAAGCCGCTTCTCTCATGAGAAAGCGGATAGATCGATCCATCGGTATTGTCGCCGTCAATAAGGCTCAGAGTGAGCTGATCGAGACGCTGATGGACGAATTAATGGCGTCCGATCTCGAGATTCAGGCCTACCGCCAGCATTGGGACGGCACGCTTGAGGCCTTCTTTGTGAAAAACCTCGAAAACGTACAAGGCGATGAGCGTGATATCATCCTTGTCTCGACGGTCTACGGTAAAACGGCCGAAGGGGTTTTCCACCAAAATTTTGGTCCCATTAATAAGGCCTACGGCCATCGCCGCTTGAACGTACTCTTCACTCGCGCAAAGCGTAGACTTGCGCTGTTTACTTCACTTGATCCCTCCCAAATCGTCGCCGAAGGCAAGCAACGTGGCGTGCGTGTGCTCAAAGAGTTTCTCGAATATGCGGCGAGCGGCGCGTTCCAGCACGGGCGGCAAACTGGACAGGAACCAGACAGCGATTTCGAACGGTGGTTTCTCTCGCGCCTTAAGTCGGTCGGCTATGTCGCCCATCCGCAGGTCGGCGTAGCCAAGTACCGAATCGATATAGGTATCGTTCATCCAGACAAGCCTGGCAGCTACATCGTCGGCCTCGAATGCGACGGTGCGACGTATCATTCGTCAAAATCTGCGCGCGATCGTGATCGCTTGCGGCAGAGCGTTCTCGAGGAATTGAACTGGCGCATTCACCGCGTATGGTCGACCGATTGGTATCGCGACCCTGAGCGAGAATTCAGTCGGCTTGTTCAGAAAATCGAAAGCTTGCGAGAAATAGCTGAACCTAACGCCGCGGCGCGAGCCTCTATATTCTGA